One window of the Sphaerochaeta associata genome contains the following:
- a CDS encoding TIGR00730 family Rossman fold protein, with protein sequence MNTIRSIAVFCGSSNGAKPIYQETARLFGNQMYQRQTTLVYGGGNRGLMGTVAESIHSLGGRVIGVIPEALNRSDICLRPVEEQLIVVPTMHERKATMYRLADAFVALPGGIGTFEEILEVYTWLQLGFHTKPVALLNVAGFYDCLLAFLQHSVQEGFLKADHLKALIVESDIDALFERLARFEGRLSDKLGR encoded by the coding sequence ATGAACACAATCAGATCAATTGCAGTTTTCTGTGGAAGCAGCAACGGGGCCAAGCCCATCTATCAAGAGACAGCCAGGCTGTTCGGGAACCAGATGTATCAGAGGCAAACCACCCTGGTATATGGAGGTGGAAACCGAGGGCTGATGGGCACTGTCGCAGAGAGCATCCACTCACTGGGCGGCAGGGTGATCGGAGTCATCCCCGAAGCTTTGAATCGCAGTGATATTTGCCTACGTCCGGTGGAAGAGCAGCTGATCGTAGTACCGACTATGCACGAACGCAAGGCAACCATGTATAGGCTTGCCGATGCGTTCGTGGCACTGCCGGGGGGCATCGGAACATTCGAGGAAATCCTGGAGGTCTACACCTGGCTGCAGCTTGGCTTCCATACCAAACCAGTCGCACTGCTCAACGTTGCCGGATTCTACGACTGCCTGCTGGCATTTCTCCAGCATAGCGTCCAGGAAGGCTTTCTCAAGGCCGATCATCTGAAGGCCCTCATCGTAGAGTCGGACATCGATGCACTCTTCGAGAGACTGGCGCGCTTTGAAGGAAGACTCAGTGACAAGCTGGGACGCTGA
- a CDS encoding 2-hydroxyacid dehydrogenase, with protein MTKIAFFDTKPYDKVWFDQLSGEHAVEITYFESKLNERTAALAKGYEVVCAFVNDTITEAVIDELYAGGVRLLAMRCAGYNNIDFKAAFGKIHIVRVPAYSPYAVAEHAMALLLSLVRQTHHSYVRTREFNFSLNGLVGFDLHGKTIGVVGTGKIGKVFINICNGFGMRVLAYDPYPDPNLAVTYCSFEELCRQSDIISLHCPLTEQSFHLINRDTIALMKDRVVLINTSRGALVESQALLDGIKTKKIGAAALDVYEEEAEVFYEDRSTTILDDDVLMLLISMPNVLVTSHQAFLTKEALHNIAETTLGSIDAFVSGEVMVHEICYQCDTCHKVTGQRCF; from the coding sequence ATGACAAAGATTGCATTTTTCGACACCAAGCCGTATGACAAGGTTTGGTTTGACCAGTTGTCTGGCGAACATGCGGTGGAAATTACGTATTTTGAATCAAAACTGAACGAACGAACGGCGGCGCTGGCCAAGGGCTATGAAGTAGTGTGTGCCTTCGTCAATGATACAATTACCGAAGCAGTCATCGACGAATTGTATGCGGGCGGGGTTCGCCTGTTGGCCATGCGGTGTGCCGGATACAACAATATCGATTTCAAGGCCGCCTTTGGAAAGATTCATATCGTCAGGGTCCCTGCTTACTCTCCGTACGCTGTTGCAGAGCATGCAATGGCATTGCTTTTAAGCTTGGTGCGACAAACCCATCACAGTTATGTGCGAACCCGTGAATTCAACTTCAGCCTCAATGGTCTGGTAGGGTTCGACCTCCATGGAAAAACAATCGGGGTGGTTGGTACGGGTAAAATCGGGAAGGTCTTCATCAATATCTGCAATGGCTTCGGCATGAGGGTTCTCGCCTACGACCCGTATCCAGATCCGAACCTTGCAGTGACCTACTGCAGTTTCGAGGAGCTCTGCCGTCAGTCGGATATCATCAGTCTTCACTGTCCGCTCACCGAGCAGTCATTCCATCTGATCAACCGCGATACCATCGCACTGATGAAGGACCGGGTTGTCTTGATCAACACCTCACGCGGCGCCTTGGTGGAAAGCCAAGCCCTGCTGGATGGCATCAAGACCAAGAAGATCGGGGCAGCGGCCCTGGATGTCTACGAGGAGGAAGCGGAGGTCTTCTATGAGGACAGGAGCACCACCATCCTCGATGACGACGTGCTGATGCTGCTCATCTCCATGCCCAATGTATTGGTGACCAGCCACCAAGCTTTCCTTACGAAAGAGGCCTTGCACAATATTGCCGAGACTACGCTGGGCAGTATTGATGCTTTTGTGTCGGGAGAGGTGATGGTGCACGAAATCTGCTACCAGTGCGATACCTGTCACAAAGTCACCGGTCAGCGCTGTTTTTAA
- a CDS encoding Hsp33 family molecular chaperone HslO translates to MIKKKIEDRDLQEHLAALSDDGREVFLLHDDQIRVTAISATKLINQMRANHDLGLLETYVLGQAFLAGGLLSATVKGNDRIQLNIECGGPIGGVFVESWAVGAVRGYLKHNPIPLKESLKSLDLNELYGPGFLSVSKILEGHKTPFTGQTMMAYGDLAKDLALHYHQSEQTPTMFVLSLHFDKRGQVTGSGALFLQAMPGCSEGILDELEELSSKLPSIGAWLAEGKTIRSYVEKQFEASQVRHLASQFMAFSCPCSREQYTRYLKQLNKEEQKDILENGPFPLELVCANCNTHYHYERFELEHLLSEAEGVTV, encoded by the coding sequence ATGATAAAGAAAAAGATTGAAGATAGAGACTTACAGGAACACCTGGCCGCCCTGAGTGATGATGGGCGCGAGGTGTTTCTTTTGCATGACGACCAAATACGCGTTACTGCAATATCGGCAACCAAGCTCATAAACCAAATGCGGGCGAACCACGATTTGGGCTTGCTCGAAACGTATGTGCTGGGGCAGGCATTCCTTGCCGGGGGACTGCTCAGTGCCACCGTGAAAGGAAATGACCGCATCCAGTTGAACATAGAGTGCGGAGGACCCATCGGAGGGGTGTTTGTGGAATCCTGGGCGGTGGGTGCGGTGCGTGGATACCTCAAGCACAATCCCATCCCGCTCAAGGAGAGCCTGAAGAGCCTCGATCTGAATGAGTTGTATGGACCAGGCTTCCTTTCAGTTTCCAAAATACTGGAGGGACACAAGACACCATTCACCGGACAGACCATGATGGCCTATGGAGACCTCGCGAAGGATCTGGCTTTGCACTATCATCAATCGGAGCAGACTCCCACCATGTTCGTCCTCTCGCTGCACTTCGACAAGCGTGGACAGGTAACCGGCAGCGGAGCTCTTTTCTTGCAAGCGATGCCTGGCTGCAGTGAAGGCATTCTGGATGAACTTGAGGAGCTCTCTTCCAAATTGCCCTCTATCGGAGCCTGGCTTGCGGAAGGAAAAACCATCCGTTCCTATGTGGAAAAGCAGTTTGAAGCTTCTCAAGTACGCCATTTGGCCAGTCAATTCATGGCATTCTCCTGCCCGTGCTCCCGAGAGCAGTACACTCGGTACCTGAAGCAGCTGAACAAGGAGGAACAGAAGGACATTCTTGAGAACGGTCCCTTCCCCTTGGAGTTGGTGTGTGCGAACTGCAATACCCACTACCATTACGAACGTTTCGAGTTGGAACACCTGCTCTCTGAGGCAGAAGGAGTTACCGTATGA
- the ftsH gene encoding ATP-dependent zinc metalloprotease FtsH, protein MSKDNKNEKDWKDTFKKKFNIEPGVHLNESGGKDKKKFTFSFWYFFIILLLFLALNTFMVTRQSNVYSVDYTQFKTLIENGTIKRVAIEEERYVGYPFAKDQVVTDLRSLASEPNAASLLQSFSTYKVDDPAFIPFLEKQGVEFYAVPPAKPSILSSLLSYALPFVFIMLIWRFLFSKMGGQGGQGVLSFNQNKAKIVAEGDTGVRFDDVAGADESKYELEEVVDFLKHPDKYTEIGGKIPKGVLLVGPPGTGKTLLAKAVAGEAGVPFFKMSGADFVEMFVGVGAARVRDLFRQARENSPCIIFIDEIDAIGRSRVSAGIGGNDEREQTLNQLLVEMDGFDSRTGVIILAATNRPEILDPALLRPGRFDRQVLIDKPDLDGRHAILKIHTRNIKLGDDVDLRKIAQSAAGLAGADLANIANEAALMAVRQNRKVVMQADFEEAIEKSVAGLERKSRLLNAKERERVAYHETGHALTAFMTEGSEPVSKISIIPRGLGALGYTLQYPTEDRFLLSQSELLGNIDTLLGGRAAEEVIFQEISTGAGNDISRASDLVRRMITEFGMSDRYRNITLPTTQSGIAGVSGAREYSEKAQEYIDTETARIVNERYQVVKTNLEKNRKALEVITAKLLENEVINGTEFQALAKSEVIV, encoded by the coding sequence ATGAGCAAAGACAATAAGAATGAGAAAGATTGGAAAGACACCTTTAAGAAGAAGTTCAATATAGAACCCGGGGTTCACCTCAACGAAAGCGGTGGCAAGGACAAGAAGAAATTTACCTTCTCCTTTTGGTACTTCTTCATCATCCTGCTGTTGTTTCTCGCCCTCAACACCTTCATGGTGACCAGGCAGTCGAACGTATACTCGGTGGACTACACCCAATTCAAGACCTTGATCGAGAATGGAACCATCAAGCGGGTTGCCATCGAAGAAGAACGCTACGTCGGCTACCCGTTCGCGAAAGACCAAGTCGTGACCGACCTGCGATCGCTTGCCAGCGAGCCAAATGCGGCAAGTCTCTTGCAGTCCTTCAGCACCTACAAGGTCGATGACCCGGCCTTCATACCCTTCCTTGAAAAGCAGGGGGTTGAGTTCTACGCAGTCCCGCCGGCCAAGCCGAGCATTCTGTCCAGCTTGCTCAGCTATGCACTTCCTTTTGTCTTCATTATGCTCATCTGGCGCTTCTTGTTCTCAAAAATGGGAGGACAGGGCGGTCAGGGCGTGCTCTCCTTCAACCAAAATAAAGCCAAAATCGTTGCCGAGGGTGATACCGGAGTCCGTTTTGACGACGTAGCCGGTGCTGACGAAAGCAAATATGAACTTGAGGAAGTCGTCGACTTTCTCAAGCATCCCGACAAATATACAGAGATAGGCGGCAAGATTCCCAAAGGAGTATTGCTGGTAGGCCCCCCGGGAACCGGTAAAACCCTGCTGGCGAAGGCCGTGGCAGGCGAAGCCGGCGTACCCTTCTTCAAGATGAGCGGCGCCGACTTTGTCGAGATGTTCGTAGGCGTAGGAGCCGCCCGTGTACGCGACCTCTTCAGGCAGGCACGAGAAAACTCCCCTTGCATAATTTTCATCGACGAAATCGATGCCATCGGACGCTCGCGCGTGTCGGCGGGCATCGGAGGAAACGATGAGCGTGAACAGACATTGAACCAGTTGCTCGTTGAAATGGATGGTTTCGATTCCAGAACCGGCGTAATCATCCTTGCAGCAACCAACCGACCGGAAATACTCGACCCCGCACTACTCAGACCCGGTCGCTTCGACCGTCAGGTACTGATCGACAAGCCGGACTTGGATGGAAGACATGCAATCCTGAAGATTCACACCCGCAACATCAAGCTCGGCGACGATGTCGATCTTCGCAAAATCGCCCAAAGTGCTGCAGGTCTGGCCGGTGCCGACCTTGCCAATATTGCCAACGAGGCTGCCTTGATGGCGGTTCGACAGAACCGGAAGGTGGTAATGCAGGCCGACTTTGAAGAAGCGATCGAGAAATCGGTTGCAGGGTTGGAACGCAAGAGCCGGCTGCTCAACGCCAAGGAACGCGAGAGGGTCGCCTATCACGAGACCGGACATGCGCTTACCGCCTTCATGACCGAAGGGTCCGAGCCGGTGAGCAAGATTTCCATCATCCCTCGTGGGTTGGGAGCCTTGGGATATACGTTGCAGTACCCTACCGAGGATCGATTCCTACTCAGCCAGAGTGAACTCCTGGGCAATATCGACACCCTCCTCGGAGGCCGTGCCGCCGAAGAGGTGATCTTTCAGGAAATCTCCACGGGTGCCGGAAACGATATCTCAAGGGCCAGTGACCTGGTCCGGCGGATGATCACCGAGTTCGGTATGAGTGATCGATACCGGAACATCACCCTGCCCACCACCCAGAGTGGAATAGCCGGAGTCAGCGGAGCACGAGAGTACTCGGAGAAAGCCCAGGAGTACATCGATACCGAGACGGCCCGCATTGTCAATGAACGGTATCAGGTGGTGAAGACCAACCTTGAGAAGAACCGCAAGGCTCTTGAGGTAATCACTGCAAAATTGCTGGAGAATGAAGTAATTAATGGAACAGAGTTCCAAGCTCTTGCAAAAAGTGAGGTCATTGTCTAA
- a CDS encoding CpXC domain-containing protein, with product MQEAALTCPHCHCEVTHTLHPFLDLAKHPKQKLAILTDSLFSVTCPSCTKQFTVLHELLVVDETQQVALLLAPRSQVRELDGAVTGRQDLQAYTLRLVTTSAALKEKILLLDSNLDDRTIELCKLYLAMYMQKPEVQLFFAEHQTQANKLLFSVLDSEGALEGSIECEYELYNQLLETTQQFPLQKGFFTAVDQTWAYERIKNSADR from the coding sequence ATGCAAGAAGCCGCCCTCACCTGTCCGCACTGCCACTGTGAAGTGACGCATACGCTGCATCCATTTCTGGATCTGGCCAAGCACCCCAAGCAAAAGCTTGCCATACTCACCGACTCTCTCTTTTCGGTGACCTGTCCATCGTGCACAAAGCAGTTCACCGTCCTGCATGAACTTCTGGTTGTCGATGAAACGCAGCAGGTGGCACTGCTCTTGGCACCCCGGTCGCAAGTGCGCGAACTCGACGGCGCAGTCACCGGCAGACAGGATCTACAAGCCTACACACTTCGCCTGGTTACGACCTCAGCTGCACTGAAGGAGAAAATCCTTCTGCTGGACAGCAATCTCGACGACCGAACCATTGAGCTGTGCAAGCTGTATCTGGCCATGTACATGCAGAAGCCTGAAGTGCAGCTCTTCTTTGCCGAACATCAAACACAGGCAAACAAGCTGCTCTTCTCTGTTCTGGACAGCGAGGGAGCCTTGGAAGGTTCAATCGAGTGCGAGTATGAGCTGTACAACCAGCTTCTTGAGACTACACAACAGTTTCCCCTGCAAAAGGGGTTCTTTACTGCAGTAGACCAAACCTGGGCTTACGAGCGCATTAAAAACAGCGCTGACCGGTGA
- a CDS encoding YitT family protein, with amino-acid sequence MTKRHYHLLELFYITTGSFLTALGIALFSSPAKIASGGVSGIAIILYHTINLDTGLSIFILSVPLFLLGVAIFGKQYGVKSLAGTVLLSVFTTLINTWAGYDGVLDYSNPLSILLSAISGGVLMGLGVGLVLRSGANTGGTDILAQIVARYTPLSTGTSLFLVDALIIAASAFIFSLEMALYATITVYIVGVTIDKVVLSFGTRSAKTVFIISDRRKEIEQEILKELGHGGTILYGSGMYTGFDRPVIMTVVANNKLGALTNIVHRHDKFAFMVVQEAYKVLGEGFTPIEEAAWAGLSDVTQKQKKKP; translated from the coding sequence ATGACCAAACGCCATTATCATCTGTTGGAACTCTTCTACATCACAACAGGGTCGTTTCTCACGGCCCTCGGCATCGCACTCTTTTCTTCTCCAGCCAAAATCGCCAGCGGCGGTGTAAGCGGCATTGCCATTATCCTGTATCACACAATCAACCTCGATACCGGCCTTTCCATATTCATTCTCTCCGTCCCGCTCTTTTTGCTGGGTGTTGCGATATTCGGCAAACAGTACGGTGTCAAATCCTTGGCAGGAACCGTGCTGCTCTCCGTTTTCACCACACTCATCAACACCTGGGCAGGATACGACGGAGTGCTGGACTACTCGAACCCCCTCTCGATTCTCCTCTCGGCCATCTCTGGCGGAGTCTTGATGGGCTTGGGCGTAGGACTTGTGCTTCGCAGCGGAGCAAATACCGGAGGAACGGACATTCTCGCCCAGATAGTTGCAAGATACACACCGCTCTCGACCGGTACGTCACTCTTTTTGGTCGATGCCCTCATCATTGCCGCGAGTGCCTTCATCTTCTCCTTGGAGATGGCCCTCTACGCGACGATAACGGTCTACATCGTAGGAGTGACCATCGACAAGGTCGTACTTTCCTTCGGTACGCGATCGGCAAAGACCGTGTTCATCATCAGTGACAGGCGCAAGGAGATAGAGCAGGAGATCCTCAAGGAATTGGGACACGGCGGAACCATTCTCTACGGCAGCGGCATGTATACCGGATTCGACCGACCGGTCATCATGACGGTGGTTGCCAACAACAAGCTGGGAGCGCTGACCAATATTGTCCACCGTCATGACAAGTTCGCCTTCATGGTGGTCCAAGAAGCATACAAGGTCCTCGGTGAGGGGTTCACCCCCATCGAGGAAGCTGCATGGGCCGGACTATCGGATGTAACGCAGAAGCAGAAAAAGAAACCTTGA
- a CDS encoding Fic/DOC family protein → MKAGRVQACIDYIKFNHEAEGFEFSEDEEHAIRRVLEGDVNADELIQAYIDSHALSTEYVPPQDELSVYPHTSSLVNYFSIKERAKLRRVEAYMANIRSAEMLTETVQNTYDFEYLKSIHERMFGDVYPSAGLIRTTVAAKRTVFCNPEYIDSAAEDIFTRLRKDRYLVDMDRETFINDLAFYMGEVEALHPFRDGNGRTARLFFYQLSMNAGYDIDWSLVDADRLLEADISAIDGDYQLLIDVLEEVVI, encoded by the coding sequence ATGAAAGCAGGCCGAGTGCAAGCATGCATCGACTATATCAAGTTCAATCATGAAGCAGAAGGCTTCGAGTTTTCCGAGGATGAGGAGCATGCGATACGGAGGGTTCTTGAAGGCGATGTAAATGCCGACGAGTTGATCCAAGCATACATCGACAGTCATGCTCTCTCCACCGAGTATGTACCACCTCAGGATGAACTGTCCGTCTACCCCCATACTTCATCGTTGGTCAACTACTTTTCCATCAAGGAACGAGCGAAGCTCAGAAGGGTGGAGGCCTACATGGCAAATATCCGTTCGGCGGAAATGCTGACCGAAACGGTGCAGAATACCTATGATTTCGAGTATCTCAAGTCAATCCATGAAAGGATGTTTGGTGATGTCTATCCCTCGGCGGGGCTAATTCGTACTACAGTTGCAGCGAAGAGAACAGTGTTCTGCAATCCCGAGTACATCGACAGTGCTGCGGAGGATATATTCACTCGTCTGAGGAAGGACCGGTACCTTGTCGATATGGACCGTGAAACCTTCATCAACGACCTTGCTTTCTATATGGGAGAGGTCGAGGCGTTGCATCCTTTCAGGGATGGAAACGGAAGGACCGCACGATTATTCTTCTATCAGCTCTCCATGAATGCCGGATACGATATTGATTGGTCTCTTGTTGATGCTGATCGACTTTTGGAAGCCGACATCAGTGCCATCGACGGGGATTATCAACTTCTGATCGACGTTTTGGAAGAAGTCGTCATTTAG
- the rlmKL gene encoding bifunctional 23S rRNA (guanine(2069)-N(7))-methyltransferase RlmK/23S rRNA (guanine(2445)-N(2))-methyltransferase RlmL: MIFFATSALYMNDIIEEEAKAAGATDIRTISGGVEFSADLAAAYRFCLWSRTATRVLLGLFEDEDILDADELYEASMQIPWEDWVNPNITFSVTETVKNCPYMKNSHFAAIRLKDAIVDRIREKFDGERPLVDTENSDVVFHLHIDGDKVAWYVDFSGRGLHRRGYRVAQTDAVLSEYLTCSVIYRSEWRKSLEKGEGVPMLLDPFCGSGTIAIEAALWAADRAPGLVSNRKFNFFNLPIHDPDIYEEVVDEALERAEKASSRNIVIHAWDIDPKAVAISKKHAELAQVEDLINFQVKDFCTITAADVPQGTGYIITDPPYGLRMESDTNLEVLYRQLGRQISTLFGGWNVAILCGQQELLSHVDMKPDRTNTVNNGGVTCQIAHYYVFTAEERQQMIERAIERKKERLAQPLSDGAQMAYNRLVKNLGNLKPIMEQQGVTCYRIYDADMPEYSAAIDLYENKYISLQEYAPPETIDPEDALRRLGELIDATERATGIDREQIYVRQRTQQKGEKQYEKMASTDKFYIINENGVKYLVNFTDYLDTGIFLDHRPIRKQIASMAEGKRFLNLFCYTGTATVQAAKGGALSTVSVDASATYLDWAVKNMQLNGYTEMNHFFYRSDCLEFLFDTYDRYDLIFCDPPTFSNGKGRQNFDVDRDQVRLIKACMMHLDPKGTLIFSNNYRKFRLDERLLEEYDVQDITPSTIAEDFARDQKIHYTFLIKHRTVVTVKDTKPTIRAVRKK; the protein is encoded by the coding sequence ATGATTTTTTTTGCCACATCCGCCCTCTACATGAACGACATCATCGAGGAAGAGGCTAAAGCTGCAGGGGCTACCGATATACGGACGATAAGCGGGGGGGTTGAGTTTTCAGCCGACCTTGCTGCGGCCTACAGATTCTGTCTTTGGTCACGAACTGCAACCAGAGTGTTGCTCGGTTTGTTCGAGGATGAGGACATCCTCGATGCAGACGAGCTGTACGAAGCCTCCATGCAAATTCCCTGGGAGGATTGGGTCAATCCCAATATCACGTTCTCCGTCACCGAGACCGTGAAGAACTGCCCGTACATGAAGAACTCCCATTTCGCCGCCATCCGGCTCAAGGATGCCATTGTAGACCGCATCAGAGAGAAGTTTGATGGAGAAAGACCTTTGGTTGACACAGAAAACAGCGACGTAGTCTTCCATTTGCACATCGACGGCGACAAAGTCGCTTGGTATGTGGATTTTTCAGGCCGGGGTCTTCACCGAAGGGGCTACCGGGTCGCCCAGACCGATGCAGTACTCAGTGAGTACCTCACCTGTTCGGTCATCTATCGAAGCGAGTGGCGAAAGTCACTCGAAAAAGGAGAAGGGGTACCGATGCTGCTCGATCCCTTCTGCGGTTCGGGAACCATCGCAATCGAAGCAGCCCTTTGGGCAGCCGACAGAGCACCCGGCTTGGTGTCCAACCGCAAGTTCAACTTCTTCAACCTGCCCATCCACGATCCCGATATCTATGAGGAAGTGGTTGATGAGGCCCTTGAACGAGCCGAGAAGGCAAGTTCCCGCAATATCGTCATCCATGCCTGGGACATCGATCCCAAGGCTGTGGCAATCAGCAAGAAGCATGCCGAGCTTGCCCAGGTCGAAGACCTCATCAATTTTCAGGTCAAGGACTTTTGCACCATCACTGCAGCGGATGTCCCCCAGGGCACGGGGTACATCATCACCGATCCTCCCTACGGGCTGAGAATGGAGAGCGATACCAATTTGGAGGTACTCTACCGCCAGTTGGGCAGGCAGATCAGTACGCTGTTCGGAGGCTGGAATGTCGCCATTCTCTGCGGTCAGCAGGAACTGCTCAGCCATGTCGACATGAAGCCCGATCGAACCAACACCGTCAACAACGGCGGCGTGACGTGTCAGATAGCCCACTACTATGTATTTACCGCCGAAGAGCGTCAGCAGATGATCGAGCGGGCGATTGAACGCAAGAAAGAGCGCCTTGCCCAACCTCTCAGTGACGGGGCTCAGATGGCATACAACCGCTTGGTGAAGAATCTGGGCAATCTCAAGCCGATCATGGAACAACAGGGCGTAACCTGCTATCGCATCTACGATGCCGATATGCCTGAGTACAGTGCCGCCATCGATCTCTATGAGAACAAGTACATCAGCCTGCAGGAGTATGCTCCGCCTGAAACAATCGATCCCGAAGATGCCCTCAGGCGTCTGGGAGAGCTCATCGATGCAACCGAACGTGCAACAGGCATCGACCGCGAACAGATTTATGTCAGGCAGAGAACCCAGCAGAAGGGAGAGAAGCAGTACGAGAAAATGGCCAGTACCGACAAGTTCTACATCATCAATGAGAACGGGGTAAAATATCTGGTCAACTTCACCGACTATCTCGATACAGGCATTTTCCTCGACCACAGGCCCATCCGGAAGCAGATAGCCTCAATGGCCGAAGGAAAGCGATTCCTCAATCTTTTCTGTTATACCGGTACGGCGACCGTACAGGCGGCAAAAGGGGGAGCTCTGAGTACCGTCAGTGTCGATGCATCGGCTACATATCTTGATTGGGCGGTAAAAAACATGCAGCTCAACGGGTATACCGAAATGAACCACTTTTTTTATCGCAGTGACTGCCTTGAGTTCCTCTTCGATACTTACGACCGCTACGATTTGATCTTCTGCGATCCCCCTACGTTCTCCAACGGAAAGGGACGGCAGAACTTCGATGTGGATAGGGATCAAGTCAGGCTGATCAAGGCCTGCATGATGCACCTCGATCCAAAGGGCACCTTGATCTTCAGCAACAACTACCGTAAGTTCCGCCTCGATGAGCGCCTGCTTGAAGAGTATGATGTCCAGGACATCACACCAAGCACCATCGCCGAGGATTTTGCAAGGGACCAGAAAATTCACTACACCTTCCTGATCAAACATCGGACCGTCGTCACCGTCAAGGATACGAAACCGACCATCAGGGCGGTACGTAAGAAATAA